From one Idiomarina sp. X4 genomic stretch:
- a CDS encoding DUF2959 domain-containing protein — translation MKQWIVPVAAVVALSACQSAYYGTMEKFGVEKRDILVDRVDDARDSQADAQEEFRSAFERLDEMLNIEGGELEETYNALNDDYEDSKAAAEDVRDRIDAVDDVAQDLFDEWSEELGEYSNDNMRRQSERQLRETERRYAELLRVMERAADKMQPVLDKMQDNVLYLKHNLNAKAIDAIRGEFNNLQNDISSLIAEMEASIEESNRFIESMKQ, via the coding sequence ATGAAACAGTGGATAGTTCCGGTAGCAGCAGTCGTCGCGCTTTCTGCCTGCCAAAGTGCGTATTATGGCACCATGGAAAAGTTTGGTGTTGAGAAGCGTGACATTCTCGTGGACCGCGTTGACGATGCCCGCGATTCGCAAGCTGATGCTCAGGAAGAGTTTCGTTCGGCTTTCGAACGCCTTGACGAAATGTTGAACATTGAAGGCGGTGAACTGGAAGAAACTTACAACGCGCTTAATGATGATTACGAAGACAGTAAAGCGGCAGCCGAGGACGTGAGAGATCGCATCGATGCGGTGGATGACGTCGCTCAGGATTTATTCGACGAATGGAGCGAAGAACTTGGCGAGTACAGCAATGACAACATGCGTCGTCAAAGTGAACGCCAACTTCGTGAAACAGAACGTCGTTATGCGGAGCTCCTGCGAGTGATGGAGCGGGCTGCCGACAAAATGCAGCCCGTGCTGGATAAAATGCAGGATAACGTGCTTTATCTGAAGCACAACCTAAACGCCAAAGCGATAGATGCCATTCGCGGTGAATTTAACAATCTGCAAAATGACATTTCGTCGTTAATTGCAGAGATGGAAGCATCTATTGAAGAGTCAAATCGCTTTATTGAGTCAATGAAGCAGTAA
- the rraA gene encoding ribonuclease E activity regulator RraA — MEYNTSELCDLYPDMVDVVEPMFESYGGRASFGGRLVIVKCHEDKGIIEETVAEDGGGKVLLVDGGGSSRRALIDAAIAEQAMDNDWEGIVCYGSVRDVDALEELDIGILGVASIPVAAMSDGIGELNVPVNFGGVTFLPDDHLYVDTTGVILSPEPLDIE; from the coding sequence ATGGAATACAATACTTCGGAACTTTGTGACCTTTATCCTGACATGGTGGATGTGGTCGAGCCCATGTTTGAATCCTACGGTGGACGCGCCTCTTTCGGCGGACGCTTAGTGATTGTTAAATGTCATGAAGACAAAGGCATTATTGAAGAAACGGTCGCGGAAGATGGCGGCGGAAAGGTGCTTTTGGTTGATGGCGGAGGCTCTTCACGCCGAGCGTTAATTGATGCCGCTATTGCTGAGCAAGCAATGGACAACGACTGGGAAGGTATCGTGTGCTATGGCTCCGTGCGTGATGTTGATGCGTTAGAAGAGCTGGATATTGGCATTTTAGGTGTCGCTTCAATTCCGGTTGCTGCAATGAGCGACGGTATTGGCGAGTTGAATGTGCCGGTGAATTTCGGCGGTGTTACCTTCCTGCCTGATGATCATTTATACGTCGATACCACCGGCGTTATCTTGTCACCTGAACCACTTGATATTGAGTAA
- the dtd gene encoding D-aminoacyl-tRNA deacylase: protein MIGLIQRVSRAQVTVDNQSVGSINKGLLVLLGVEHADDEAAAEKLAQRIANYRVFTDSEGKMNNSVIDESGSVLVVSQFTLAADTRKGRRPSFSSAATPEQAKALYLHFCDAMKKLGLPVETGQFAADMQVELVNDGPVTFELRV from the coding sequence ATGATAGGACTGATTCAGCGGGTATCTCGTGCACAAGTCACCGTCGACAACCAAAGCGTTGGCTCTATAAACAAGGGGCTGCTTGTTTTGTTGGGTGTCGAACACGCAGATGACGAAGCAGCGGCTGAGAAACTTGCTCAACGCATTGCCAATTATCGCGTTTTTACAGATAGCGAAGGTAAGATGAATAACAGCGTTATCGACGAGTCAGGCTCAGTACTAGTGGTGTCGCAGTTCACGTTAGCAGCAGACACCCGCAAAGGCCGCCGTCCCAGCTTTTCATCGGCCGCAACACCAGAGCAGGCGAAAGCGCTCTATTTACACTTCTGCGACGCTATGAAAAAGCTCGGTTTGCCTGTCGAAACCGGTCAGTTTGCTGCAGACATGCAAGTGGAACTGGTCAATGACGGTCCTGTTACGTTTGAATTAAGGGTGTAA
- a CDS encoding SDR family NAD(P)-dependent oxidoreductase, with amino-acid sequence MAMVILGAGGGLGKALTNALTAEYPEETIVTVSRQALEAPDERVQRIQVKDYSEEALNTVVDDFQSHGLKLTGLISTIGMLHDDDTFPEKKLGDLNEANLRKLFDVNAIQPILALKSFSSVLDRKHTKFWVQLSAKVGSIEDNYLGGWYAYRASKAALNMLLKTASIELKRTHKRLVVAAIHPGTTDTALSKPFQSRIPDEKLYTPELSAKRILKVINEIQPEDTGKLWHWDGTELPY; translated from the coding sequence ATGGCAATGGTGATATTGGGCGCCGGCGGCGGGCTTGGAAAAGCACTGACAAATGCACTCACAGCCGAATACCCTGAAGAAACCATCGTTACTGTATCAAGACAGGCACTGGAAGCGCCGGATGAACGTGTGCAGCGGATACAAGTAAAGGATTACAGCGAGGAAGCTTTGAATACCGTTGTTGATGATTTCCAAAGCCACGGGCTCAAGTTGACCGGGCTTATTTCAACGATAGGGATGCTGCACGACGACGATACGTTTCCGGAAAAGAAATTGGGCGACTTAAACGAAGCCAATTTACGCAAGCTTTTTGATGTGAATGCCATTCAGCCAATTTTGGCATTAAAGTCATTCAGTTCAGTTTTAGACAGAAAGCACACGAAGTTCTGGGTGCAGCTGTCGGCAAAAGTCGGCAGCATTGAAGACAACTATTTGGGCGGTTGGTACGCCTACAGAGCGAGTAAAGCCGCGTTAAATATGTTGCTGAAAACAGCATCTATAGAGCTCAAACGAACTCATAAGCGTCTAGTTGTTGCGGCTATTCACCCTGGCACCACAGATACCGCCCTCTCAAAACCGTTCCAAAGCAGGATTCCTGACGAAAAATTGTATACACCGGAATTGTCTGCTAAAAGAATCCTTAAGGTTATCAATGAGATTCAACCAGAGGATACCGGTAAATTATGGCATTGGGATGGGACGGAGCTGCCTTATTAA
- a CDS encoding bifunctional GNAT family N-acetyltransferase/hotdog fold thioesterase, with the protein MYRVITPQNETELERYFYLRWRVLREPFQRPLGSEQDEYDQVGHHRMVVNEADEAVAVGRLHFNSPEEAQIRFMAVAPEYRGEGHGVAIIYALEIAARQEGATHVVINSRDNTIGFYRKCGYDIVEEADTVNNPMAEHQLRKSFNDYNRIIYRPDWCAELQKTWQDDIPISDAMGIKIHQYTGRVFETRAQLSRNVNVHGTMFAGSIYSLGTLTCWGLLHLQLLERELEGAVVLGDGNIHYHKPVTQEPRAVARLSDVTGDFSALKEGKNARLMMKAQILDEERPVAEFTGRFVVLAKRD; encoded by the coding sequence ATGTACCGCGTGATCACACCACAGAATGAAACCGAGCTAGAACGTTACTTTTACTTACGCTGGCGAGTACTGCGCGAGCCCTTTCAACGCCCCTTAGGCTCTGAACAGGACGAGTACGATCAAGTCGGTCATCACCGCATGGTGGTTAACGAAGCCGACGAGGCCGTCGCAGTAGGACGACTGCACTTTAACAGCCCTGAAGAAGCACAAATTCGCTTCATGGCCGTTGCGCCAGAGTATCGGGGCGAAGGCCACGGCGTTGCCATTATTTACGCATTGGAAATAGCGGCGCGTCAGGAAGGCGCCACCCATGTTGTGATTAACTCGCGCGACAATACCATCGGTTTTTATCGGAAGTGTGGGTACGACATTGTCGAGGAAGCGGATACCGTTAACAACCCCATGGCTGAGCACCAGTTGCGCAAGTCATTTAACGACTACAACCGCATTATTTACCGCCCCGACTGGTGCGCCGAACTGCAAAAGACATGGCAAGATGACATTCCTATTTCTGACGCGATGGGCATCAAAATTCATCAGTACACGGGTCGCGTTTTCGAAACCCGCGCCCAATTGTCGCGTAACGTGAATGTGCATGGCACTATGTTCGCCGGCAGTATCTATTCACTGGGCACGCTAACCTGTTGGGGGTTATTGCACTTACAACTGCTCGAACGGGAGTTGGAAGGCGCAGTCGTACTGGGCGATGGCAATATTCACTATCATAAACCGGTCACGCAAGAGCCGCGGGCAGTGGCTCGATTAAGCGATGTCACGGGAGACTTTTCGGCGCTTAAAGAAGGGAAAAATGCGCGCTTAATGATGAAAGCACAAATTCTGGATGAAGAGCGACCGGTGGCAGAATTCACCGGCCGCTTTGTTGTACTGGCTAAACGCGATTAG
- a CDS encoding formimidoylglutamase, which produces MSDISFLELTDPAKWVNVREHETKIGQAIRVLSEEGTYEESLQEAWNDGQRVALVGIPESIGVRGNLGRGGAEDGWQAFLKSFLNLQKTGLLSTHELLLVGAVNCADLMDKAAGLNAKKPHDLAELRELCAQVDARVQAVIKPLFEQGFEVIVIGGGHNNAYPLLKSLSDISKEACGAVNLDPHADFRPREGRHSGNGFSYAYMEGALEYYHVVGLHQGKNSADSLRQIQDAGMRYHTLHRLYERPFYEVMDEVVAKADSWQRPLGIEVDVDALNAVPASAVNYAGLSLAQGFQYVKRLAEVNEARYLHLAEAAPSLCSAGFEEGLKICGQLLSELTTAYLHGRERRR; this is translated from the coding sequence ATGAGCGATATTTCATTTCTGGAACTGACGGACCCGGCAAAGTGGGTGAATGTCAGAGAGCATGAAACGAAAATAGGTCAGGCAATACGGGTGCTTTCAGAAGAAGGCACCTATGAAGAGAGCCTTCAGGAAGCCTGGAATGATGGTCAGCGCGTTGCCTTAGTGGGTATTCCGGAAAGTATCGGAGTACGCGGGAATTTAGGGCGCGGCGGCGCTGAAGATGGTTGGCAGGCGTTCTTAAAAAGCTTTTTGAACCTGCAAAAAACGGGTCTTTTGTCGACTCACGAACTGCTGTTAGTTGGCGCTGTAAATTGTGCTGACTTAATGGATAAAGCAGCAGGTTTAAACGCGAAAAAACCACACGACTTAGCGGAATTAAGAGAGCTGTGCGCTCAAGTCGATGCTCGTGTGCAGGCTGTGATTAAGCCTTTGTTTGAGCAAGGCTTTGAGGTTATCGTCATTGGTGGCGGTCACAACAATGCGTATCCTCTGCTAAAAAGCTTATCTGATATATCAAAAGAAGCTTGTGGCGCCGTCAATTTAGATCCTCATGCCGACTTCCGCCCGCGAGAGGGCCGGCACTCTGGTAATGGTTTCAGCTATGCCTATATGGAAGGCGCGCTGGAGTATTATCATGTTGTGGGTCTTCACCAGGGCAAAAATTCGGCGGACAGTTTGCGACAAATACAGGACGCTGGCATGCGGTACCACACCCTACACCGACTGTATGAGCGTCCCTTTTATGAAGTGATGGACGAAGTCGTCGCCAAGGCAGACTCCTGGCAGCGGCCGTTAGGTATTGAAGTGGATGTCGACGCGTTAAATGCCGTGCCGGCAAGCGCCGTGAATTATGCAGGGCTTAGCCTGGCGCAAGGGTTTCAGTACGTGAAGCGCTTAGCTGAAGTGAATGAAGCTCGTTATTTGCATCTGGCAGAAGCGGCACCGTCGTTATGCAGCGCCGGCTTTGAAGAAGGCCTGAAAATATGTGGCCAGCTGCTTAGCGAGCTGACCACGGCTTACTTACACGGTCGTGAGCGACGCCGTTAA
- the hutU gene encoding urocanate hydratase, with protein sequence MSFTRLDKSRKISAPHGTELTTCNWQVEAAKRMLMNNLDDEVAEHPQALVVYGGIGRAARSWECYDKIIETLERLKPNESLLIQSGKPVGVFPTHEDAPRVLIANSNLVPEWANWDHFNELDKKGLMMYGQMTAGSWIYIGSQGIVQGTYETFGAVSRQHFNGDAKGKWILTGGLGGMGGAQPLAATMAGFCMLAVECDETRIDFRLRTRYVDHKATSLDEALQLINDAKAKGEAISVGLLGNAADVYAELQKRGVTPDVVTDQTSAHDPLHGYLPQGWTLDDYKAKQESDPSGTVAAAKESMAVQVRAMLHFQKDGAAVLDYGNNIRQMAKDVGVDHAFDFPGFVPAYIRPLFCEGIGPFRWVALSGDPEDIYKTDQKVKELIPDNEHLHNWLDMAKERISFQGLPSRICWIGLKDRARIARAFNDMVKSGELKAPIVIGRDHLDSGSVASPNRETEAMQDGSDAVSDWPLLNALLNTAGGATWVSLHHGGGVGMGYSQHAGVVIVADGTEAADKRLSRVLWNDPGTGVMRHADAGYDIAKNCAREQGLDLPMLDTK encoded by the coding sequence ATGTCATTCACCCGTTTGGACAAAAGTCGCAAAATCAGCGCACCTCATGGAACCGAGCTCACCACCTGTAACTGGCAGGTAGAGGCGGCCAAGCGCATGTTGATGAATAACCTGGACGACGAAGTAGCGGAGCACCCGCAAGCGTTAGTTGTTTATGGTGGTATTGGCCGCGCGGCACGCAGCTGGGAATGCTATGACAAAATTATTGAGACGTTAGAGCGCCTGAAACCTAATGAGTCGCTATTGATTCAGTCCGGTAAACCGGTGGGTGTCTTTCCAACACACGAAGATGCTCCGCGCGTACTGATTGCAAACTCTAACCTGGTGCCCGAATGGGCGAACTGGGACCACTTTAACGAGCTCGATAAAAAAGGTCTGATGATGTATGGCCAGATGACCGCCGGCTCGTGGATCTATATTGGCTCACAAGGCATCGTTCAAGGTACTTACGAAACCTTTGGTGCGGTGTCACGTCAGCATTTCAATGGTGATGCAAAAGGTAAGTGGATACTGACAGGCGGTCTGGGTGGTATGGGCGGCGCTCAACCGCTGGCGGCGACGATGGCCGGTTTTTGTATGCTGGCAGTTGAATGTGACGAGACGCGCATCGATTTCCGTCTGCGTACCCGTTATGTCGATCACAAGGCGACCAGCCTCGATGAAGCGTTGCAACTGATTAACGACGCTAAAGCCAAAGGCGAAGCCATTTCTGTTGGTTTGTTAGGTAACGCCGCTGATGTTTACGCAGAACTGCAAAAACGTGGTGTAACGCCGGATGTGGTGACGGACCAAACGTCCGCACATGACCCTTTGCATGGTTACTTGCCACAAGGCTGGACACTGGATGACTACAAAGCGAAGCAGGAAAGCGACCCAAGCGGCACCGTAGCCGCTGCGAAAGAGTCGATGGCGGTGCAGGTGCGCGCCATGCTGCACTTCCAAAAAGACGGTGCGGCGGTACTGGACTATGGCAACAACATTCGCCAAATGGCGAAAGACGTTGGCGTTGATCACGCCTTCGACTTCCCGGGTTTCGTACCGGCTTACATTCGTCCGTTGTTCTGCGAAGGTATTGGCCCATTTCGTTGGGTAGCGCTTTCGGGCGATCCGGAAGACATTTACAAAACAGACCAAAAAGTGAAAGAACTGATTCCGGACAACGAGCACCTGCACAACTGGCTGGATATGGCGAAAGAACGTATTAGCTTCCAGGGCTTGCCGTCACGTATTTGCTGGATTGGCCTGAAAGATCGTGCCCGCATTGCTCGTGCGTTTAACGACATGGTTAAAAGTGGTGAGTTAAAAGCACCAATCGTGATTGGTCGGGATCACTTAGACTCAGGCTCGGTAGCCAGTCCTAACCGTGAAACAGAAGCCATGCAGGACGGTTCAGACGCCGTTTCTGACTGGCCGTTGTTGAATGCCCTGTTAAACACCGCAGGCGGTGCAACCTGGGTGAGTCTGCACCACGGAGGCGGTGTTGGCATGGGATATTCTCAGCACGCCGGTGTGGTGATTGTGGCTGATGGTACCGAAGCGGCTGACAAACGTTTAAGCCGAGTGCTCTGGAATGACCCGGGAACCGGTGTTATGCGTCATGCGGATGCCGGCTACGACATCGCTAAGAACTGCGCTCGCGAGCAAGGTCTTGATTTACCCATGCTGGATACGAAGTAA
- the hutI gene encoding imidazolonepropionase, whose product MQRIENITAATMSDDTGYGLIKDAVVIINDGKIEFVGPAYDAPATPTADVVDGNGGLLTPGLIDCHTHLVWAGSRANEFAQRLHGMSYQEIAEQGGGIKSTVKATREADEEELLALALERAEALMSQGVTTLEVKSGYGLDLENERKQLKVARQLAEKLPVHVKTTLLAAHAVPPEYQDNADGYVDDIVNNILPTLTQEGLVDAVDAFCESIGFSIEQTRRVFEQAKALELPVKLHAEQITNQQGAKLAAEYKALSADHLEQLDEDSVKAMAENGTVAVLLPGAFYFLRDTQKPPIDLLRKYKVPMAVATDANPGSSPIHNLPLMLQMAATFFHLTPEECLRGVTVNAANALGETQRGVIAEGNYADLALWKCQDAAELTYQTGVNPLQILWFNGVAHDRVSKPWSAR is encoded by the coding sequence ATGCAGCGCATCGAAAATATTACTGCCGCGACCATGTCCGATGACACTGGCTATGGGCTTATAAAAGACGCCGTAGTGATTATTAACGACGGTAAAATTGAGTTTGTGGGTCCGGCGTATGACGCACCGGCAACACCGACAGCGGACGTTGTCGATGGTAACGGTGGATTACTGACCCCCGGGCTTATCGACTGCCACACTCATCTGGTTTGGGCGGGCTCCCGTGCCAATGAATTTGCCCAACGCCTGCACGGCATGAGTTATCAGGAAATTGCTGAACAGGGTGGCGGTATCAAAAGCACCGTAAAGGCCACCCGCGAAGCCGACGAAGAAGAGTTACTGGCACTGGCTTTAGAGCGAGCAGAAGCGCTCATGTCGCAAGGCGTCACGACGCTGGAAGTGAAGTCCGGGTACGGTCTTGACCTGGAAAATGAGCGAAAGCAGTTAAAAGTCGCACGTCAGTTGGCCGAAAAACTACCGGTGCACGTGAAAACAACGTTGCTGGCCGCTCATGCTGTCCCCCCTGAATATCAAGACAACGCCGACGGCTATGTTGACGATATCGTCAACAATATTCTGCCAACACTCACTCAGGAAGGGCTTGTCGATGCGGTCGATGCCTTTTGTGAAAGCATCGGCTTTAGTATTGAACAAACGCGTCGCGTCTTTGAGCAGGCAAAAGCGCTTGAGTTGCCGGTGAAACTTCATGCCGAGCAGATAACTAACCAGCAAGGTGCAAAACTGGCGGCTGAATATAAAGCCTTGTCGGCTGATCACTTAGAGCAACTGGACGAAGACAGCGTTAAAGCGATGGCGGAGAACGGTACGGTGGCTGTATTGTTACCCGGCGCATTTTACTTCCTGCGGGATACGCAAAAGCCACCCATTGATCTATTAAGAAAGTATAAAGTGCCTATGGCGGTAGCAACAGATGCCAACCCGGGCTCGTCGCCCATTCATAATTTGCCACTGATGTTACAAATGGCGGCAACCTTCTTCCATTTAACGCCTGAAGAATGCCTACGCGGTGTGACAGTCAATGCGGCTAACGCACTGGGGGAAACTCAACGAGGTGTTATTGCGGAAGGTAACTACGCCGATTTAGCCTTATGGAAATGCCAGGATGCAGCCGAGCTAACTTACCAAACCGGCGTTAACCCGCTGCAAATCTTGTGGTTTAACGGCGTCGCTCACGACCGTGTAAGTAAGCCGTGGTCAGCTCGCTAA
- a CDS encoding virulence factor BrkB family protein, with translation MKQTDWKHYAGETWRFLTYFGRRFNSDSINVTAGHLTYVSLLSLVPLLVVMFTIFSAFPVFEELKGNLEQALFANLLPTSGEQLQEYINEFVANASKMTAVGVGFLFIVAITLMSAIDKALNNIWRDVNKRHWLVSFAVYWMLLTLGPLLIGSGLAATSYLISLSQFADEYISGVRSFTLWMVPVATSFIFFTLMYQLVPNRQVKLRYAAFGAVIAAILFELSKQLFSLYITSFPTYQAIYGALATVPILIIWVYLSWMIVLTGAVLTVSLEEYQQLPEEPTSD, from the coding sequence ATGAAACAAACAGACTGGAAACATTACGCGGGTGAGACTTGGCGCTTTTTAACCTATTTCGGGCGCCGGTTTAACAGCGACAGCATTAACGTGACGGCGGGGCATTTAACCTATGTTAGCCTACTCTCACTAGTGCCGCTGCTGGTTGTCATGTTTACCATTTTTTCAGCGTTTCCGGTTTTTGAAGAGCTAAAAGGCAATTTGGAACAGGCGTTGTTCGCGAACTTATTGCCAACCTCTGGCGAGCAGCTGCAGGAATACATCAATGAATTTGTCGCCAATGCGTCAAAAATGACGGCGGTGGGTGTCGGCTTTTTGTTTATTGTTGCCATTACGCTCATGTCGGCCATTGATAAGGCATTAAACAATATCTGGCGCGACGTAAACAAGCGCCACTGGCTGGTCTCTTTCGCAGTATACTGGATGTTACTCACCTTAGGTCCATTACTGATTGGTTCAGGACTTGCCGCAACGTCTTACCTTATTTCACTCAGCCAGTTCGCTGATGAGTATATTTCCGGCGTCCGCAGCTTTACCTTATGGATGGTGCCGGTCGCTACGTCGTTTATATTTTTCACGTTAATGTATCAATTGGTCCCAAACCGCCAGGTAAAACTTCGGTACGCTGCCTTTGGCGCCGTTATTGCGGCCATTTTATTTGAGCTAAGCAAGCAACTTTTTTCATTATACATCACTTCATTTCCGACCTATCAAGCCATTTACGGGGCGTTGGCCACCGTACCCATTCTGATTATTTGGGTTTACCTGTCGTGGATGATTGTCCTCACAGGTGCTGTGTTAACGGTCAGCCTCGAGGAGTACCAGCAATTACCGGAAGAGCCGACTTCTGATTGA
- a CDS encoding YqaE/Pmp3 family membrane protein, translating to MLYILAILFPPLAILFTGKIFQAIFNLIIAVVGVVLFIVSIGALGIVYLIAIIHAIIAVHDYRQRKRDERLIKAARGQDK from the coding sequence ATGCTTTATATTTTAGCCATTTTATTTCCGCCGTTGGCTATTTTGTTCACGGGGAAAATATTCCAGGCCATTTTCAATTTAATTATAGCGGTTGTGGGTGTGGTGTTGTTCATTGTGTCAATTGGCGCCCTGGGCATTGTCTATTTAATTGCGATTATTCACGCCATTATTGCGGTACATGACTATCGTCAACGCAAGCGCGATGAACGGTTAATTAAAGCGGCAAGAGGACAAGATAAATGA
- the hutC gene encoding histidine utilization repressor, with amino-acid sequence MNKFTKIKEHIYHKIESGEWPENHPVSSENALCKQFSVSRMTARRALQELADEGLVIRTQGSGTYVAPIKSQTSFMAIRNIADEVRSRGHDYRAKVHLLKEQPASAQIAEALELEEGAPVYHSLITHYENDQPVQLEERFVNPTLVPDYLKQDYSKVTPHEYLCVVSPLTEASHQIEAILPVHSVCQYLSIDRHEPCLRIFRRTWSSGGVVTFATLTHPGSRFKLGGHLTFKE; translated from the coding sequence GTGAACAAATTTACCAAAATAAAAGAACATATTTACCACAAAATTGAGTCTGGTGAGTGGCCTGAGAATCATCCGGTTAGCTCGGAAAATGCGTTGTGTAAGCAATTTTCGGTAAGCCGAATGACCGCTCGCAGAGCCTTGCAGGAATTGGCTGATGAAGGGTTAGTCATACGCACTCAAGGCTCGGGTACTTATGTCGCACCAATTAAGTCACAAACATCGTTTATGGCCATTCGCAATATTGCTGACGAAGTGCGCTCCCGCGGTCATGACTACCGGGCCAAAGTGCATTTACTGAAAGAGCAGCCGGCCTCAGCACAAATTGCCGAAGCATTAGAGCTTGAAGAAGGTGCGCCTGTTTATCATTCATTGATAACGCACTATGAGAATGACCAGCCAGTGCAACTGGAAGAACGTTTTGTGAACCCAACACTGGTCCCTGATTACCTCAAACAGGACTACAGCAAAGTGACGCCGCATGAATACCTCTGTGTGGTGAGTCCACTGACCGAAGCTAGCCATCAAATTGAAGCCATTTTGCCGGTTCACTCGGTCTGCCAATACTTGAGCATTGACCGTCATGAGCCTTGTTTACGCATTTTTCGCCGCACCTGGAGCTCGGGCGGCGTGGTGACTTTTGCCACGCTGACGCACCCTGGCTCTCGTTTTAAGTTAGGCGGCCACTTAACGTTTAAGGAGTAA
- the hutH gene encoding histidine ammonia-lyase, producing MSHFELQPGKLQLSDLRRWFYEHQTLKLSDEANDNIATSAKTVADVLEQGRVVYGINTGFGLLANTRIPPERLTDLQRRIVLSHAAGTGDLMEDAVVRLMLLLKVNSLSRGFSGVRPVVIDALIKLLNAEVYPCVPEKGSVGASGDLAPLAHMVLPLLGEGTVRYKGEVYDAKEGIKHAGLEPFELAPKEGLALLNGTQASTALALAGLFRIERNYHAAILVGATSVEAAMGSRSPFDERVHAVRGQPGQMKAAEMFRHVLTETSEIAKDHEDCEKVQDPYSLRCQPQVMGAVLDQIEHASAILEREANGVTDNPLVFSEEQDIISGGNFHAEPVAMAADVLAIAASEIGALSERRSALLIDSNLSKLPAFLVNDGGVNSGFMLAQVTAAALASENKTLAHPASVDSMPTSANQEDHVSMATFAARRLTDIANNVSDIIAIEWLEAAQGLDFRRPLKASAAVETAFNCLREHVAYYDQDRYFAPDIKAASDLIKNGELAAVVTLPHMLS from the coding sequence ATGAGTCATTTTGAATTACAGCCAGGAAAGCTGCAGCTGAGCGATTTGCGCCGCTGGTTTTACGAACATCAGACGTTGAAACTGTCTGATGAAGCAAACGACAACATTGCGACTTCCGCAAAAACCGTTGCCGATGTGCTTGAGCAAGGGCGTGTGGTTTACGGTATTAATACGGGCTTTGGGCTGCTGGCGAATACACGTATTCCGCCGGAGCGCCTGACCGATCTTCAGCGCCGCATTGTCTTATCGCACGCTGCGGGTACTGGCGATTTAATGGAAGACGCGGTTGTGCGTTTAATGCTGCTGTTGAAAGTCAATTCACTGTCTCGCGGCTTTTCCGGTGTGCGGCCGGTTGTTATTGATGCGCTCATTAAGCTGCTGAACGCTGAAGTGTACCCATGTGTTCCGGAAAAAGGGTCGGTAGGCGCATCGGGCGACTTGGCTCCATTGGCGCACATGGTGTTACCGCTGTTGGGTGAAGGTACGGTTCGCTATAAGGGTGAAGTGTACGACGCTAAAGAAGGGATTAAACACGCCGGTTTGGAGCCGTTTGAGTTGGCGCCGAAAGAAGGTCTGGCTTTGTTAAATGGTACCCAGGCGTCCACTGCGTTAGCGTTAGCCGGACTGTTCCGCATTGAGCGCAATTATCACGCTGCCATTTTGGTAGGCGCAACATCCGTAGAAGCCGCCATGGGTTCCCGCTCACCGTTTGATGAGCGTGTACATGCGGTACGTGGTCAGCCTGGGCAAATGAAAGCGGCGGAAATGTTCCGCCATGTATTGACCGAAACGTCTGAAATCGCCAAAGATCACGAAGACTGTGAAAAAGTACAGGACCCTTATTCATTGCGCTGTCAGCCTCAGGTTATGGGGGCGGTGCTTGATCAAATCGAGCATGCGTCAGCCATTTTAGAGCGTGAAGCCAATGGGGTAACCGATAACCCGCTGGTATTCAGTGAAGAGCAGGACATTATCTCAGGTGGTAACTTCCACGCGGAACCTGTCGCTATGGCGGCTGATGTTCTGGCGATTGCCGCGAGCGAAATTGGTGCCTTGTCAGAGCGCCGTAGTGCTTTGCTGATAGACAGTAATTTAAGCAAGCTGCCGGCATTTTTGGTGAATGATGGCGGCGTCAACTCGGGCTTTATGCTGGCGCAGGTGACTGCAGCGGCACTGGCTTCTGAGAACAAAACCTTGGCGCACCCTGCCTCTGTCGACAGCATGCCAACGTCTGCTAATCAGGAAGATCATGTGTCGATGGCCACCTTTGCGGCACGTCGCCTGACGGATATAGCAAACAATGTCAGCGACATTATTGCCATTGAGTGGCTAGAAGCGGCGCAAGGCCTGGACTTCCGTCGCCCGTTAAAAGCGTCCGCAGCGGTTGAAACGGCCTTTAACTGCTTGCGTGAACACGTCGCCTATTATGACCAGGACCGCTATTTTGCGCCGGACATTAAGGCGGCCAGTGACTTAATTAAAAATGGTGAGTTGGCGGCAGTGGTGACACTACCGCATATGTTGTCTTAA